A single region of the Nicotiana sylvestris chromosome 6, ASM39365v2, whole genome shotgun sequence genome encodes:
- the LOC138870591 gene encoding uncharacterized protein, with the protein MMIGVGWCVRAFRIKDSTLFKIVKIEKKHDYSVDTMKADQRHATSKLISGYIIDNLRDPRFEVTQAFVMAEMQKLHGLDIGFLYMFYAYGSSISSWNHCRPVIVVDATFLKSKFRGVLIILVSEDANNQIFPLAFGRVESENNSSYEWYFSKLRNAIGSRENLIFLSDKHQAIAYGIAKVYPESHHGICIYHLEQNLKRRKVKSEVIKLFQSAARVYRRKEFDLYMSDIAKVDKKTYDYLMEEPPERSKVAAYIKNDGFHSSEATTLVFPVGSWRSRVEEEGITFLVDLNKRTCDCFQFQFDELPCIHAIAAIEKRNIKKSNFCSHWYLKESLRKTYERQIHPVGHTDS; encoded by the exons ATGATGATAGGTGTGGGTTGGTGTGTGCGTGCTTTCAGAATTAAAGATTCAACACTTTTTAAGATagtaaagattgagaaaaagcatgACTACTCTGTTGACACTATGAAAGCTGATCAAAGGCATGCAACTTCAAAGTTGATTAGCGGTTACATTATCGACAATCTTCGAGACCCAAGATTTGAAGTTACACAAGCTTTTGTCATGGCAGAGATGCAAAAATTGCATGGATTAGATATTGG gtttctttatatgttttatgCATATGGATCATCAATATCTAGTTGGAATCATTGTAGACCAGTGATTGTTGTTGATGCAACTTTTTTGAAGTCAAAATTTCGTGGTGTTTTAATAATTTTAGTTTCAGAGGATGCAAATAACCAAATTTTCCCACTAGCCTTTGGAAGAGTAGAATCTGAAAATAACAGTTCCTATGAGTGGTACTTTAGTAAGCTTCGCAATGCAATTGGGAGCCGTgagaatttaatatttttatcaGACAAGCATCAAGCTATTGCATATGGCATTGCAAAGGTATATCCTGAAAGCCATCATGGGATTTGTATCTATCATTTGGAGCAGAACCTAAAGCGAAGGAAGGTGAAAAGTGAGGTCATAAAACTTTTTCAAAGTGCTGCAAGAGTATACAGGCGCAAAGAATTTGATCTATACATGTCAGATATAGCAAAAGTAGATAAGAAGACTTATGACTACTTGATGGAAGAACCACCGGAAAG AAGCAAGGTAGCCGCCTATATTAAGAATGATGGATTTCATTCAAGTGAAGCTACAACGTTG GTCTTCCCTGTTGGTTCATGGCgttctagagttgaagaagaaggaataaCTTTCTTGGTGGACTTAAACAAAAGAACATGTGATTGTTTTCAGTTTCAATTTGATGAATTACCATGCATACATGCAATTGCAGCTATCGAGAAGAGAAACATCAAGAAGTCCAACTTTTGTTCGCACTGGTACTTAAAGGAATCTTTGCGGAAAACATATGAAAGACAAATACATCCTGTAGGACATACTGATTCTTAG